In a genomic window of Vigna angularis cultivar LongXiaoDou No.4 chromosome 6, ASM1680809v1, whole genome shotgun sequence:
- the LOC108342278 gene encoding protein OXIDATIVE STRESS 3, whose amino-acid sequence MEQAQKKEPVHVYHDDVLDVVGSFSSSSSYSSTSPSVSEISSGSSSLECDSFEEVTSPPSSSPSSSSADHRQLVVVPDPLSDMSSIFQQLPIKRGLSKFYQGKSQSFISLTNVRSLEDLAKPEKPYNKRLKSCKSYGGGLAENEGVSRAVSKRGMMHSASSRASCSSLNARKGSASNFIGSRPPIPPHRSTTTNTIRNQTVLFA is encoded by the exons ATGGAGCAAGCCCAGAAGAAAGAACCAGTTCATGTGTACCATGATGATGTTCTTGATGTTGTTGGGTcgttctcttcttcttcttcttactcTTCAACATCACCCTCTGTTTCTGAAATTTCTAGTGGGTCATCGTCGTTGGAATGTGACTCTTTTGAAGAAGTGACATCCCCTCCCTCTTCTTCTCCATCATCATCCTCGGCTGATCATCGTCAACTTGTAGTTGTGCCTGATCCATTGAGTGACATGTCTTCTATCTTTCAACAACTCCCCATCAA GAGGGGGTTATCAAAATTCTACCAGGGGAAGTCACAGTCTTTCATTTCATTAACAAATGTGAGGAGCTTGGAGGATCTTGCAAAGCCAGAGAAGCCTTACAACAAGAGGTTGAAGTCTTGCAAGAGCTATGGAGGAGGGTTGGCTGAGAACGAAGGGGTTTCAAGGGCTGTTTCCAAGAGGGGAATGATGCATTCAGCAAGTTCAAGGGCTTCGTGTTCTTCTTTGAATGCAAGAAAAGGAAGTGCTTCTAACTTCATAGGTAGTAGACCACCAATTCCTCCTCATAGATCAACCACCACTAACACCATTCGTAATCAAACTGTGCTGTTTGCATGA